The proteins below are encoded in one region of Pontibacter deserti:
- a CDS encoding STAS domain-containing protein — translation MNQTAQLLKKRKDTILEKWIENQLTDESLREDLITNDDLRRQSEELLNGILTAVEKGNYTDIYSGEFEQVTDILSDISVTRARQGFTPRETTTYVLSLKQALTDVLEQELRDQPEILYKEMLQITKLLDSLSIYTFETYLRGREEVILRQTDEINEISTPVIRVWDGILALPIIGTLDSSRTQIVMENLLQEIVNTGSNIAILDISGVPAVDSLVAQHLIKTVSATRLMGAECIISGIRAEIAQTIVHLGIDLSNIKTKASLASALQLAFSMLALEVKKKNVGTQTKLIR, via the coding sequence ATGAACCAAACAGCACAGCTGCTCAAGAAGAGAAAAGACACAATACTTGAAAAGTGGATAGAAAACCAATTAACAGATGAGTCGCTTCGCGAAGATCTTATAACAAATGATGATCTGCGCCGCCAGTCAGAAGAACTGCTAAATGGTATACTTACTGCTGTCGAAAAAGGAAACTATACCGATATCTATTCAGGCGAATTTGAGCAGGTTACTGATATTTTAAGCGATATCTCCGTAACACGTGCCCGCCAGGGTTTTACACCGCGCGAAACAACCACCTACGTACTTAGCTTAAAACAAGCTCTGACTGATGTGCTGGAGCAAGAGCTGCGCGACCAGCCTGAGATTCTGTACAAAGAGATGCTGCAGATAACAAAACTGCTTGATAGCCTGAGCATTTATACTTTCGAAACGTACCTGAGAGGCCGCGAGGAAGTTATACTTCGCCAAACAGACGAAATCAACGAAATCTCAACGCCAGTTATCCGTGTTTGGGATGGTATACTTGCCCTACCTATTATTGGTACGCTTGACAGCTCCCGTACGCAGATTGTGATGGAAAACCTGCTTCAGGAAATTGTAAACACAGGCAGTAACATAGCTATACTTGACATTTCGGGTGTACCTGCAGTAGACTCCCTGGTAGCTCAGCACCTGATCAAAACTGTTAGCGCCACACGCCTGATGGGTGCAGAATGTATCATCAGCGGTATCCGTGCCGAAATTGCTCAAACTATTGTTCACCTGGGCATCGACCTTTCCAATATCAAAACCAAAGCATCCCTGGCCAGCGCATTACAATTAGCATTCAGCATGCTTGCCCTGGAAGTAAAGAAGAAGAACGTAGGTACACAAACCAAATTGATCAGATAA
- a CDS encoding anti-sigma regulatory factor — MTKDTMQIVREQDVVPFRNRVRELSTKIGMSLVNQTKLITAASELVRNMLKYANGGKIILEIISKSGQSGVRLTFIDEGPGIENIAQAMQDGFSTGRSLGLGLPGAKRLVNEFDIKSVVGAGTTVTVTHWKHGR, encoded by the coding sequence ATGACTAAAGACACGATGCAGATCGTGCGTGAGCAGGACGTTGTACCATTCCGGAACCGGGTGCGTGAGCTGAGCACAAAAATAGGGATGAGCCTGGTAAACCAGACCAAACTTATTACAGCTGCCAGCGAACTTGTCCGGAACATGCTAAAGTACGCCAATGGCGGAAAAATAATTCTTGAAATAATAAGCAAAAGCGGCCAAAGTGGCGTAAGATTAACTTTTATAGACGAAGGCCCCGGCATAGAAAATATAGCACAAGCTATGCAGGATGGGTTTTCGACCGGCAGGAGCCTTGGTTTAGGCCTGCCGGGTGCCAAGCGCCTTGTAAACGAATTTGATATCAAAAGTGTGGTAGGCGCAGGCACAACAGTTACTGTTACACACTGGAAGCATGGACGTTAA
- a CDS encoding TonB-dependent receptor, with product MSRSLASLILFLFVTQLALAQSIGRIEGRIVSERNEPLLGISVALEGTTLGTTTDEEGKYVIKSVAPGSYTLVASGVGYTTVKRSIEVKGGSTITEYFLLPSSATALSEVVVTTSKSGEFVQPIGSTATKMEAPLKSVPQSVQIISRRAMDQMQVIRLDDAMRNVSGVTMETGFGGRTDIFQIRGFRTSTESIFKNGFRNSVRTFRETANIQQLEVMKGPASVLYGVSDPGGMVNITTKKPTAFTFQDIQLTANSFGQYRPAIDFGGALNEEKTLKYRMNAVFEKSDTYRDFVSTKRFFVAPALTYDFSDRTSLTVEAEYLDHDQASDRGIVAFNKVIADVPTNRSIGEPDNVGRHQNRLVQYNLQHRFNDIFSLRHASNFTYSSEERKIIESQGVLQKEIEKDVFVDVDGKVIRRLQDQYNFERNYATQNELYATFKTGAAFEHKTVVGVELAHSTFDIWYNRGAYDTLDIYKPQYSRLPKPTKLKFGDDYRDITKLYGVYVQDFLSVSQKLKVLLGARYDIWDLEKVNQKLDKKTNTFSGVTTAQRNTAFNPRVGVLYELVGPLSVYGNWSRGFQPEVGRVADRFNADSTAVISESLKPVTSELMEAGFKAGLLNDKVNIKAAYFNIVRQNVPLEDLRAKSDPRYAGLVMQVGEVRSEGFEADVTGEVVTGLNVIATYSYTDAIITKDVKEGLVGTQFRGVSKHSGSLWTTYELQDGALKGLGIGGGFTSFGDRPVDATDSFRLPGYTRYDATVYYDNQKYHAAINVKNLTNVKYYDGSQSATAIMPGAPISVQGTIGVRF from the coding sequence ATGTCCCGGAGTTTAGCTTCCCTAATCTTATTTCTGTTCGTTACCCAACTAGCACTTGCACAAAGCATCGGCCGAATTGAAGGACGAATAGTATCTGAAAGAAATGAACCCTTATTAGGTATAAGTGTAGCCCTGGAAGGCACAACACTTGGCACCACCACCGACGAAGAAGGCAAATATGTTATTAAATCTGTTGCTCCGGGTAGTTATACTTTAGTGGCTTCAGGTGTTGGTTATACTACCGTTAAGCGAAGTATAGAAGTGAAAGGTGGCTCAACTATAACAGAATACTTTTTACTGCCATCGTCGGCTACTGCCCTTAGCGAGGTGGTTGTAACTACAAGCAAGAGTGGCGAGTTTGTGCAGCCAATAGGCTCTACGGCTACTAAAATGGAAGCACCCTTAAAGTCGGTTCCGCAGTCGGTACAGATCATATCCCGTCGTGCTATGGACCAGATGCAGGTTATCCGGCTGGATGATGCTATGCGCAACGTGAGTGGTGTAACCATGGAGACTGGTTTTGGCGGCCGTACGGATATTTTCCAGATACGTGGCTTCAGAACAAGTACCGAAAGTATATTTAAGAATGGCTTCCGTAACAGCGTGCGTACCTTCCGCGAAACAGCCAACATCCAGCAGTTAGAAGTAATGAAGGGCCCTGCATCGGTATTATATGGTGTGAGCGACCCGGGTGGTATGGTGAATATCACAACCAAAAAACCAACAGCATTTACTTTTCAGGATATACAGTTAACAGCAAACAGCTTTGGCCAGTACCGTCCGGCTATAGATTTTGGTGGCGCCCTGAACGAAGAGAAAACTCTGAAGTATAGAATGAATGCTGTGTTTGAAAAGAGCGATACCTACCGCGACTTTGTAAGCACCAAGCGTTTTTTTGTAGCTCCGGCCTTAACTTACGATTTCTCAGACAGAACCTCACTTACTGTAGAAGCCGAATACTTGGACCACGACCAGGCATCGGACAGAGGTATAGTTGCTTTTAATAAAGTGATTGCTGATGTGCCAACTAATCGTTCTATAGGTGAGCCAGATAACGTAGGCAGACACCAGAACCGACTGGTACAGTATAACCTGCAACACCGTTTCAACGATATTTTCAGTTTGCGCCATGCCTCTAACTTTACCTATTCATCAGAAGAAAGGAAAATTATAGAATCTCAAGGTGTGTTGCAAAAAGAAATAGAGAAAGATGTTTTTGTGGATGTTGATGGAAAGGTAATTCGTCGCTTACAGGACCAGTATAATTTTGAGCGCAACTATGCCACACAAAATGAGCTATATGCTACCTTTAAAACAGGTGCGGCTTTTGAGCACAAAACAGTAGTAGGAGTTGAACTTGCACACTCTACATTCGATATCTGGTATAACCGTGGGGCTTACGATACGCTTGATATTTATAAACCGCAATACAGCCGTTTACCAAAACCGACAAAACTTAAATTTGGGGATGACTATCGCGACATTACAAAGCTGTACGGCGTGTATGTTCAGGACTTCCTGTCGGTAAGCCAGAAGCTTAAAGTGTTGCTGGGAGCCCGTTACGATATCTGGGATCTGGAAAAAGTTAACCAGAAGTTGGACAAGAAAACAAATACTTTCTCGGGGGTAACTACAGCGCAGCGTAATACTGCTTTTAACCCGCGTGTAGGAGTACTTTACGAACTGGTTGGCCCGCTTTCAGTTTATGGTAACTGGTCACGAGGTTTCCAGCCGGAAGTTGGTAGAGTGGCAGACAGGTTTAATGCGGATAGTACCGCTGTCATCAGCGAGTCTTTAAAACCTGTTACGTCCGAGTTAATGGAAGCTGGCTTTAAGGCTGGATTACTGAATGACAAGGTCAATATCAAAGCAGCATACTTCAACATCGTTCGCCAAAATGTGCCTTTGGAAGATTTAAGAGCTAAATCTGACCCTAGATATGCCGGACTTGTAATGCAGGTTGGTGAAGTGCGTAGCGAAGGTTTTGAAGCAGACGTAACTGGCGAAGTTGTAACCGGACTGAATGTAATTGCTACTTATAGTTACACGGATGCCATTATTACAAAAGATGTTAAGGAAGGTCTGGTAGGTACTCAATTCAGAGGTGTGAGCAAGCACAGCGGCAGCCTTTGGACAACGTACGAGCTGCAGGATGGTGCTTTGAAAGGATTAGGCATTGGTGGTGGTTTTACCAGTTTCGGCGACCGTCCGGTTGATGCTACAGACAGCTTCAGGCTACCAGGTTATACCCGTTACGATGCTACTGTATACTATGACAACCAGAAGTATCATGCAGCCATTAACGTAAAGAACCTGACAAACGTGAAATACTACGATGGTTCTCAGTCAGCAACTGCTATTATGCCGGGTGCGCCAATATCGGTGCAGGGTACAATAGGCGTTCGCTTTTAA
- a CDS encoding ATP-binding protein, with translation MDVKHYQRFLLADRSFANIVKRDITRLAESHGFSPAEVGRINIVVSEMASNLHKHSPQGGELLVKYTEDNAIEILCLDFGPGMKEPHRMMQDGTSTTGTAGEGLGAIMRQSHTFDMFSCAGCGTVLLSRIYKGSTSAPKKNVPFEIGALLVPKPNEQFCGDGFAMSIQGRSCEFIALDGLGHGAAAQDASTEAARVFLNNHSLDPVSNLRQIHQAIRKTRGAVGTIVHIDLGLKRMSYCGIGNIAGRLYTIDGPGIVNASSKSIIAYNGILGHNIPTTLNSQQQEWNKSSLLILHSDGIKSRYDLSKYTNLHRHDVSIIAAVLYRDFRRDTDDSLVVVVRSKS, from the coding sequence ATGGACGTTAAGCATTATCAGCGGTTTCTGCTGGCAGATAGAAGCTTCGCTAATATTGTAAAAAGAGATATTACCCGCCTGGCCGAGAGCCACGGTTTTTCTCCCGCAGAAGTAGGACGCATCAATATCGTGGTGTCTGAGATGGCATCGAACCTGCATAAGCATTCTCCGCAAGGTGGCGAACTTCTTGTAAAATACACGGAAGATAATGCGATAGAAATACTATGCCTGGACTTTGGCCCGGGCATGAAAGAACCACATCGGATGATGCAGGATGGTACTTCCACTACTGGCACTGCCGGCGAAGGGTTAGGTGCCATTATGCGCCAGTCGCATACTTTTGATATGTTTTCCTGTGCCGGATGTGGTACTGTGTTGCTCTCCCGCATTTATAAAGGAAGCACTTCAGCTCCTAAAAAAAATGTTCCTTTCGAAATTGGGGCCCTGTTGGTGCCAAAGCCTAATGAGCAATTTTGTGGTGATGGTTTTGCCATGAGCATACAAGGCCGGAGCTGCGAATTTATTGCCCTGGATGGATTAGGACATGGAGCTGCAGCACAAGATGCGAGCACTGAAGCCGCAAGAGTTTTCCTGAATAACCACTCTCTGGACCCGGTCAGTAACCTACGGCAAATACATCAGGCTATCCGGAAAACACGGGGAGCTGTAGGCACTATAGTTCATATAGATTTAGGTCTGAAAAGAATGAGCTACTGCGGCATTGGCAACATTGCAGGCAGGCTTTACACCATTGATGGCCCGGGTATAGTTAATGCGTCCAGTAAAAGCATTATTGCATATAATGGTATACTTGGTCATAACATTCCCACCACTCTTAATTCGCAGCAACAGGAATGGAACAAATCCAGCTTGCTTATCCTTCATTCAGATGGAATTAAGTCGAGATACGACCTGAGTAAGTACACCAACCTGCACCGCCACGACGTAAGTATAATTGCAGCTGTACTTTACCGCGACTTCCGCAGAGATACCGATGATTCTCTGGTAGTAGTAGTACGTTCCAAATCCTGA
- a CDS encoding YceI family protein encodes MLKQMLLKNWWCWVLCCAVVFISAGFTFWLPASQLYRIKEGRIHFKSEAPLELIEASSSKLRGLIRTDDQTFAFSVANESFEGFNSALQREHFNENYMESSRYPNCTFTGKIIEPVDFTKEGTYTVRAKGKLSVHGVDVERIIKSTLTIKGNTISVQSEFIVPLQEHNITIPKIVYQKIAEEINVKINATLTPQQ; translated from the coding sequence ATGCTGAAGCAGATGCTGTTGAAGAATTGGTGGTGCTGGGTGCTGTGTTGCGCCGTTGTGTTTATAAGTGCAGGTTTTACCTTCTGGTTGCCGGCATCGCAGTTGTATCGCATTAAAGAAGGCCGCATTCATTTTAAATCAGAAGCTCCCCTGGAACTGATAGAAGCCAGTTCTTCTAAGTTAAGAGGTTTGATCCGGACCGATGATCAGACCTTTGCTTTTTCAGTAGCCAATGAGTCTTTTGAAGGATTTAACAGCGCACTGCAGCGTGAGCACTTCAACGAAAATTATATGGAGAGTTCCCGTTATCCTAACTGCACTTTTACAGGCAAAATCATCGAACCAGTTGATTTTACGAAAGAGGGTACCTACACAGTGCGGGCTAAAGGTAAATTATCCGTGCATGGAGTGGATGTGGAGCGCATTATCAAATCAACGTTAACAATTAAAGGCAATACTATCTCTGTTCAGTCTGAATTTATAGTCCCGCTGCAGGAGCACAATATTACGATCCCTAAGATTGTGTACCAGAAGATTGCAGAAGAGATAAACGTTAAAATAAACGCCACACTTACGCCGCAACAGTAG
- a CDS encoding PepSY-associated TM helix domain-containing protein: MRKLILQLHLWVGLTAGAILSVVGITGSVYVFQPELTALLYADLYQSSNQGAKIVDARSIVKTAEKQFDGKVSNIFFPLRELENYIVKIDGKKEFIFYDGATGLYLGEMAKRRGVMEDVLEIHRELTIGEMGSIVTGISSLLLVLVLLSSGLYLWLPYKKKQLKDGLRLKPNASFKRRNYDVHKVFGFYFIIPLFLVSITGVYFAFSEEVQAVVDYVTRTKEPTPDVTKIKSTYRADLPEVTIAQTLDMMDEMYPGYYKRNLIMPKDSADRIYFSVVNTAEVDAGPEYRPQVYIDQYTGKVLYAYEPHTSPAGRQLTRNWFVPIHFGEIGGWLTRILWFFTGLMPAILWVSGIIIWRGRKKKNKRNKVLHRNFSTQ, encoded by the coding sequence ATGAGAAAACTGATTCTGCAACTACACCTCTGGGTTGGCCTTACCGCCGGAGCTATACTTTCGGTAGTTGGCATTACTGGTTCTGTATATGTTTTTCAGCCGGAGCTAACAGCACTTTTGTACGCCGACCTCTACCAAAGCTCAAATCAGGGTGCTAAAATAGTTGATGCCAGAAGTATAGTTAAGACAGCAGAAAAGCAATTTGATGGTAAAGTATCCAATATTTTTTTTCCGCTACGTGAGCTGGAGAATTACATTGTTAAGATAGATGGCAAAAAAGAGTTTATCTTTTACGATGGTGCCACCGGTTTATACTTAGGCGAAATGGCTAAGCGCCGCGGTGTAATGGAAGATGTGCTGGAGATTCACAGGGAGCTCACAATTGGCGAAATGGGTTCTATTGTAACAGGTATAAGCTCGCTGCTACTGGTACTAGTGTTGTTATCTTCGGGCTTATACTTATGGCTGCCTTATAAGAAGAAGCAACTGAAAGATGGTTTGCGCCTGAAGCCTAATGCCAGTTTTAAACGCCGGAATTACGATGTGCACAAGGTATTCGGTTTTTACTTTATCATCCCGCTTTTCCTGGTAAGTATAACGGGTGTATACTTTGCTTTTTCTGAAGAAGTACAGGCCGTAGTAGATTATGTAACCCGCACCAAGGAACCAACACCGGATGTAACCAAAATAAAATCAACTTATAGAGCCGATCTACCTGAGGTAACCATAGCACAAACGCTGGATATGATGGACGAAATGTATCCGGGGTATTATAAGCGTAATCTGATCATGCCAAAAGACAGCGCCGACAGGATATACTTTTCGGTAGTGAATACTGCTGAAGTAGATGCAGGACCAGAATACAGACCACAGGTGTACATCGACCAATACACTGGTAAAGTGCTTTATGCCTATGAGCCTCACACATCCCCGGCAGGCCGCCAATTAACGCGCAACTGGTTTGTGCCGATACACTTCGGAGAAATAGGAGGGTGGCTTACACGTATACTTTGGTTTTTTACCGGATTGATGCCGGCTATACTTTGGGTGAGTGGTATTATTATCTGGCGCGGACGTAAAAAGAAGAACAAACGAAATAAAGTATTACACCGCAATTTTTCTACACAGTAA
- a CDS encoding sensor histidine kinase: MKELSKKNGKLEKLIELNDELENYFNNTIIPQLFVDANMILRKFTPAAMTHFKLSASDVGRHIEEVSNNIRFPTIIDNIHEVIEGSQSLEKEIQTTDKKWYQMNILPYIIKKENRTNGVIITFIDINDRIQILKGYEKLHRDYENIIHSISHDIKGPLSNMEGLIKILKGTLKSEQEYKQIIDMLSQSVDNLRKTVDELADIDNDKAFAREPERVNFENVIEDAKLALRDKIEESNAQISTQIDEAEVNFSRKNVRSIVYNLLSNAIKYSKPDSNPEINIQTEKSGDDILLTVSDKGMGIAEDKLESVFDRYSRLHDTVEGTGVGLFIVKSMVESMGGKIKVESKVGEGTAFKVYFRSL; the protein is encoded by the coding sequence ATGAAAGAATTATCTAAAAAGAACGGCAAACTTGAAAAGCTGATTGAGTTGAATGATGAACTGGAGAACTATTTCAACAACACCATCATACCGCAGCTATTTGTGGATGCCAATATGATCCTGCGCAAGTTCACGCCTGCTGCCATGACACACTTTAAACTTTCCGCCAGCGATGTGGGAAGGCACATAGAAGAGGTATCCAACAACATCCGCTTCCCTACCATCATTGACAACATCCACGAAGTAATCGAGGGCAGCCAGAGTTTGGAGAAGGAGATCCAGACAACCGATAAAAAGTGGTATCAGATGAATATCCTTCCTTATATTATAAAGAAGGAGAACAGGACGAATGGTGTCATCATTACCTTCATCGACATCAACGACCGCATCCAGATCCTGAAAGGGTACGAGAAACTACACAGAGATTATGAGAACATCATTCACTCTATTTCACACGACATAAAAGGGCCGCTTTCCAACATGGAAGGCTTGATCAAAATATTGAAAGGAACCCTGAAGAGTGAACAAGAATATAAGCAAATTATAGACATGTTGAGCCAGTCTGTAGACAACCTGCGCAAGACCGTTGACGAACTTGCCGACATCGATAATGACAAAGCATTTGCAAGGGAGCCTGAGCGAGTGAACTTCGAAAACGTGATCGAGGATGCAAAGCTTGCCCTCAGAGATAAGATCGAAGAATCTAACGCTCAGATCAGCACCCAAATTGACGAAGCAGAGGTTAACTTTTCCCGAAAGAATGTGAGAAGTATTGTCTACAACCTGCTCTCAAACGCTATCAAATACAGCAAGCCAGATAGCAATCCTGAGATAAACATCCAGACAGAAAAATCAGGGGATGACATACTGCTCACCGTGAGCGACAAGGGTATGGGTATAGCCGAAGATAAGCTGGAATCAGTATTTGACCGTTACAGCAGATTGCATGATACGGTAGAGGGCACTGGCGTTGGACTGTTCATTGTTAAAAGCATGGTGGAGAGTATGGGCGGTAAGATTAAGGTGGAAAGCAAGGTAGGTGAAGGAACAGCCTTTAAAGTATATTTCCGATCACTGTAA
- a CDS encoding response regulator, whose amino-acid sequence MLDLILLIDDDDTTNFLNKRLLEEMQVAKEILVYNNGKDAIEYLSEACAENNTSDKICPDLIFLDIKMPVMDGFSFLDEYQQRNLDSKDHVIIMMLTSSASFYDLERLKNYNRVKKHYSKTLTKHDVQEVLQQFFSNR is encoded by the coding sequence ATGCTTGATCTGATACTGCTGATTGATGATGATGATACTACAAATTTCCTGAACAAGCGACTGCTGGAGGAAATGCAGGTAGCTAAGGAAATTTTGGTATACAACAACGGTAAAGATGCAATTGAGTACCTGAGCGAAGCCTGTGCAGAAAACAATACATCTGATAAAATTTGCCCGGACCTGATATTCCTGGATATAAAGATGCCTGTCATGGATGGCTTCTCCTTTTTAGATGAATACCAGCAACGTAACCTGGACTCAAAAGATCATGTGATCATAATGATGCTGACTTCTTCGGCAAGTTTTTATGACTTGGAGCGCCTCAAGAACTACAACCGTGTAAAGAAGCATTACTCAAAAACGCTAACAAAACACGATGTGCAGGAAGTGCTGCAACAGTTCTTCTCAAACCGATAA
- a CDS encoding sensor histidine kinase — protein sequence MLINILKINITNELDVVLAYKRAKQLSDKLGITIGNQTKFATAVSEICRNMVEHVGNGNIQFNLVEINGVKFIEAIVSDRGRGLGNIDYLLNRNIGASNTKGTGLIHSRKLVDYFNVVSEFEKGTKVILRQRLPHHAPIVTKTIADTWMMEFDMDSVSPYAEIKRQNMQLLEVLEQLRDRNEVAEQQLQEISRLNEKLQQTNNDIQGLLREREEQNLKLQHINEELDTFAHTVSHDLRAPLQNIEGLARALEDCVYAGKTEEAKEFFPMLHQQTARMDKFIMSILSYSISGRQNIVKSEIEVRQLVSGITELLSIPEHITVILPATPLILETETILLHQVFSNLIGNAIKYHDLIVNATIEVAYELKGDWLYFSLQDNGPGIAAELQNEIFNMYYTGGARNSGTGLGLSIAKKIVSGKGGKIWVESEGRGARFVFTWPAAEIKAEQV from the coding sequence ATGCTGATAAACATCCTTAAAATTAATATTACAAATGAGCTGGATGTAGTGCTGGCTTATAAGCGGGCAAAACAGCTTTCTGATAAACTGGGGATTACCATCGGCAACCAGACTAAGTTTGCTACAGCTGTTTCAGAGATCTGCCGCAACATGGTAGAACATGTAGGGAACGGTAATATTCAGTTTAACCTGGTTGAAATAAATGGTGTAAAATTTATTGAAGCCATCGTAAGTGATCGTGGCCGGGGTTTGGGTAACATAGATTACCTGTTAAACCGGAATATCGGGGCTTCTAATACAAAAGGTACAGGACTAATACATTCCCGTAAGCTTGTTGATTATTTTAACGTTGTAAGCGAGTTTGAAAAAGGTACCAAAGTAATACTGCGCCAGCGTCTGCCACACCACGCTCCTATCGTAACTAAAACCATTGCAGATACCTGGATGATGGAGTTTGATATGGACAGTGTATCACCATATGCTGAGATCAAACGCCAGAACATGCAGCTACTGGAAGTGCTGGAACAGCTCCGTGACCGTAACGAAGTGGCCGAACAACAACTACAGGAAATCAGCCGCCTGAATGAGAAGCTACAGCAGACCAATAATGATATCCAAGGATTGTTGCGTGAGCGTGAGGAGCAGAATTTAAAGCTACAACACATAAACGAAGAACTGGATACATTTGCACATACTGTTTCTCATGACCTGAGGGCTCCGTTACAAAATATTGAAGGGCTGGCCCGGGCACTGGAAGATTGTGTTTATGCAGGAAAAACAGAAGAAGCCAAAGAATTCTTCCCGATGCTGCACCAGCAAACTGCCCGCATGGATAAGTTTATTATGAGTATACTTTCTTACTCCATTTCAGGGCGGCAAAACATTGTAAAATCTGAAATAGAAGTACGCCAGCTTGTAAGTGGCATAACCGAATTGCTCAGTATACCGGAGCATATAACTGTTATACTACCCGCCACACCATTAATTCTTGAAACAGAAACTATACTGCTGCACCAGGTATTCAGTAACCTGATCGGGAATGCAATTAAGTACCATGACCTTATAGTTAACGCCACCATAGAAGTAGCATACGAACTGAAAGGTGACTGGCTTTATTTTTCGTTACAGGATAATGGCCCAGGTATAGCGGCTGAATTGCAGAATGAAATTTTCAATATGTATTATACAGGTGGTGCCAGGAACTCGGGTACAGGCTTAGGTTTATCTATTGCTAAGAAAATTGTTTCAGGTAAGGGAGGCAAAATCTGGGTTGAGTCTGAAGGGCGCGGTGCACGTTTTGTGTTTACCTGGCCGGCTGCCGAAATCAAAGCAGAACAAGTATAA
- a CDS encoding organic hydroperoxide resistance protein codes for MEKVYTAEVTATGGRRGHIVSSDGVLDMPLSLPEGLGGEKGKTNPEQLFAAGYAACFQSALLLVAGKHHERLDPGSTVKAHVDLLKSEEGRYGLGVQLTVDLKGMDKEKARQLVEEAHQVCPYSIGVQGNVEVQLEVV; via the coding sequence ATGGAAAAAGTATATACGGCAGAAGTAACTGCCACAGGTGGTCGCAGAGGTCATATAGTTTCATCTGATGGGGTACTGGATATGCCGCTATCTTTACCGGAAGGCTTGGGTGGAGAAAAGGGAAAAACAAATCCGGAACAGTTATTCGCAGCAGGGTATGCAGCTTGCTTCCAGAGTGCGCTACTGCTTGTAGCTGGCAAACATCATGAGCGACTGGATCCGGGCTCAACAGTAAAGGCACACGTTGATCTGTTAAAATCTGAAGAAGGCAGGTATGGACTGGGAGTGCAGTTAACTGTAGACCTGAAAGGAATGGACAAGGAAAAAGCCCGCCAGTTGGTAGAAGAAGCCCACCAGGTTTGCCCTTATTCTATAGGTGTGCAGGGGAATGTGGAAGTACAGTTAGAGGTTGTTTAA
- a CDS encoding STAS domain-containing protein, which translates to MDRIPILKMGPFLLVTIQVDLYDRLALSLENDLITMVSNTGARGVLIDISAVNIVDSFMGRILGNIASMSRIMDAETVVVGMQPAVAITLVELGLTLQGVHTALNVEKGMDLLYDKTDLLTTQQQEENEEELDDYND; encoded by the coding sequence ATGGACAGGATTCCAATATTAAAAATGGGGCCTTTCCTGTTGGTTACAATTCAGGTTGACCTATACGACAGACTTGCACTTAGTTTAGAGAATGACCTGATTACGATGGTAAGTAACACAGGTGCCCGCGGAGTGTTGATCGATATTTCTGCCGTAAACATCGTAGACTCCTTTATGGGGCGTATCCTGGGTAATATTGCCTCTATGTCGCGTATTATGGATGCCGAAACAGTGGTAGTGGGGATGCAACCTGCTGTTGCTATTACACTGGTAGAGCTTGGCCTTACTTTACAAGGGGTACACACTGCCCTTAACGTAGAAAAAGGTATGGATCTGCTTTATGATAAAACTGACTTGTTAACAACTCAACAACAAGAAGAAAACGAAGAGGAACTGGATGATTACAATGACTAA